A segment of the Prochlorococcus sp. RS04 genome:
AAACTAGAGTTTTTCTTTCCAGAAAATTTAAAAGAAATTTTTCCAGAAAATGAACTTTCCCCAAATCAAAAAAGAGGAACCTCAATTTAAATTTCCGAATGAAACCCATACTCCTAGTTGAGCTTTTATTAGTTTTAATTACCATAATTTTTGTTTCTCTAAACCCAATTTCTAGAATTTATATTGCTGATTATTTAGAAAAGATATCCTTATTTTTATTTAAAACAGTAAGTGATGAAGATTTAAATCAGTGGTATGAGAAAAAAGATAAATATGAATTACTTGAGGAATCAGGAGGAGCTTCTTATTGATTGACAGTCGATCTACAATAAGGGGCATTTAGCTTTTTTTTATTGGTTATGTTTGTGCATATTGCATGGCATCCATTTATCCCCCATTTGATGAGCACCTTCACAATCAAATTTATGAGCTTCTTTTTCAGCCTGTTCTTTTGTATCAAATAACATTGGCATTTTTATTTGTTTTTCGGCTTGTTTATTGGAACAACCCAAAGTAAGAATCATCATGTAAAGAAAAGAAAGAAAAGAAAGAAAACGTTTCAAAATTAATTTATAAATAATGAGAGTTTAGTATTGAATATCTTTGGGAATATTTAAAAAGATTATTCCTTTACAAAGTTTATGAAAATTGAAGGTTAACTATTCAATAAGACGCATATAACTTATTTATTAATGGTGATGTCTTTTTAAATGAATCTCGACTATTAAGAGTTACAATAAGTAAAGTAGTATCTTGTATTGGTTTTCTATCGCTGGTCCTTGCTAACTATTCGAAAATATTACAAAAGGACAAAAAATGACTATTTTTATTGGAAATTTATCTTGGGATACTGAAGTAGAAGATCTTGAATCGCTTTTTAGTAATTATGGAGTAGTCAAGAAATGTTTTTTGCCCCTCGACAGGGAAACAGGAAGAAAAAGAGGTTTTGCATTTGTAGATTTAAATGATCAAAGTTCTGAGAAAATAGCCATTGATGATCTTCAAGATGTTGAATGGATGGGACGAGAGATAAGGGTAAATGAGGGTGAACGAAAAAAATCCCATAAAAGTCATTTCAAGAAAAATAATCTTTAGAAATTAAATACTTAATTAACATAAATTAAATTCCTCCCATGAACTCGATTAATTAAAAAGAATCTACTCAATGATATTAAAAAGAAAAAGCGATTTTATTGTTCTTTATCATAGGTCTCCTTATGACGAATCTAAAGACAAATTGGGTAAAAATAAATGGATAGATCAAAAAAGTCCCAACGGTATTATTCCCACTTTAAGGAATATTTTTAGAGATAAGGTAGATGGTACTTGGATAGCCTGGCGTGAAGTAAAAGATATTGATAATGAAGAAGATGAAATAACTAGAATCAATAAGGAAACATCATTTGACTTAGTAAGAATACCCTTAAATAAAAAAGAAATAAAGAGTTTTTATCATGTAACCTCAAAAGAGTCTTTTTGGCCTATTCTTCATACATTCCCTAAATATTTCGATGTTAACAACGCAGATTGGAAAATATTTGAGGAAGTAAATAAAAGGTTTGCAAAAACTGCTTGTAATCAAGCAGCGAAATCAGCAACAATTTGGATACACGATTACAATTTATGGCTTGCGCCTCTCTATATTCGGGAAATCAGGCCTGACATTAAAATTATTTTTTTTCACCATACTCCATTTCCTGCCAGCGATGTATTTGCGATTCTGCCTTGGAGAAATCAAATATTAGAAAGTTTACTTTCATGCGATGTGGTTGGATTTCATATTCCGAGATATGCAGAAAACTTTGCAAGAGCGGCAAGCTCTCTTTTAGGAGCAAAAAAAGATTCTAAAGAGTCTGTTAGTAAAAAATTTATTTCAGTAGGAAGTGCACTCTCAGAACCATCCTTTACTCCGTATCTACATTATGGTGGCAGAAAGATAAAAATAATCTCTTCCCCAGTTGGGACTTCTCCAGATCTAATAGCTAATCTAATAAAAAGTAAGAATGTAGAGAATCATATACAAAAGATTAAAGAAGGTACAAAAAAAGGACGTAAGCTGATTTTGTCGGCTAGTAGAGTTGACTATACAAAAGGCAATGAAGAATTGCTTTTGGCCTTCGAACGTTTATTGGAGAAAAGAAAAGACTTGCATGGAGAAATTGTATTAATGATTGCATGCGTTTCAGCTGCGAGCGGAATGAAAATATATAAGGAAACCCAAAGGGGAATAGAAGAAATTGTGGGTCGAATTAACGGAAAATTTAGTCTTATTGATTGGGTCCCAATACGCTTATCAACAAGAAGAATTCCCTATGAAGAAATGGTTGCTTGGTTTACTCAAGCAGATATTTGCTGGATTACTCCTCTTCGAGATGGACTAAATCTTGTCGCCAAAGAATATGCGGCAGCAAGAAAAGGTAACCCAGGAGTTCTTGTTTTATCAGAGTTTACAGGAGCATCCGTATTGTTAAATGGGGCAATTCTAACTAACCCTTATTCTCAAAATAAAATGGATGCATCCATTCATGAAGCAATTTCAATGCCGCTGGAAGAACAATTAGAGAGAATGGAGAGGATGACATCAGCAGTAGAATCATACACTGTGCAGGACTGGGCAGAAGAGCAA
Coding sequences within it:
- a CDS encoding DUF3721 domain-containing protein produces the protein MKRFLSFLSFLYMMILTLGCSNKQAEKQIKMPMLFDTKEQAEKEAHKFDCEGAHQMGDKWMPCNMHKHNQ
- a CDS encoding RNA recognition motif domain-containing protein, whose protein sequence is MTIFIGNLSWDTEVEDLESLFSNYGVVKKCFLPLDRETGRKRGFAFVDLNDQSSEKIAIDDLQDVEWMGREIRVNEGERKKSHKSHFKKNNL
- the ggpS gene encoding glucosylglycerol-phosphate synthase — encoded protein: MILKRKSDFIVLYHRSPYDESKDKLGKNKWIDQKSPNGIIPTLRNIFRDKVDGTWIAWREVKDIDNEEDEITRINKETSFDLVRIPLNKKEIKSFYHVTSKESFWPILHTFPKYFDVNNADWKIFEEVNKRFAKTACNQAAKSATIWIHDYNLWLAPLYIREIRPDIKIIFFHHTPFPASDVFAILPWRNQILESLLSCDVVGFHIPRYAENFARAASSLLGAKKDSKESVSKKFISVGSALSEPSFTPYLHYGGRKIKIISSPVGTSPDLIANLIKSKNVENHIQKIKEGTKKGRKLILSASRVDYTKGNEELLLAFERLLEKRKDLHGEIVLMIACVSAASGMKIYKETQRGIEEIVGRINGKFSLIDWVPIRLSTRRIPYEEMVAWFTQADICWITPLRDGLNLVAKEYAAARKGNPGVLVLSEFTGASVLLNGAILTNPYSQNKMDASIHEAISMPLEEQLERMERMTSAVESYTVQDWAEEQIKSIDLHS